One window from the genome of Daphnia pulex isolate KAP4 chromosome 9, ASM2113471v1 encodes:
- the LOC124202591 gene encoding melanopsin-like yields the protein MASSLWSMVVMNRSLTARHLQDNNVNHHNRSDPETPVSAVDWDEWDDSLWTAEQRQWLEQGSVPREVYVTMSIVLTLVVVFGLIANAMILYVFSRFKRLRTPANVFIINLTACDFISCLIHPMAIYSAYRGRWSFGKTGCNLYATCIGFLGLNSIVTLSAIACERYIVITSSSCRPAVAKWRITRCQAQKACVAIWLHCAALVAPPWMLGWSSYEPEGVLVTCSWDYTTRTLSNRLYYLYLLFFGFVLPVSVLTYCYAAIFRFIVRSSREMTRLVMASHVKSPFSTTTTSFRKRRRQTDVRTAMILLSLAILCFTAWTPYAIVSLIGQFGPVDEEEGRFELSPLATSIPAFLAKTAIVFDPLLYGFSHPQFRSSIRQILQQNSFMESSNNGPAHRGAGTNNKAVGGTTMMMVTGGLRHTAVRHPQYRSQSLHTSSAAVSWARNKLVNDQSISDHHPISSSNHSGTSFSLPETTAANRGIWTRPKRAMSLATIMWGNKNVQQQNKKKSGSSEAINNINRGASSCQEEVYRCFWSTARLSSVIRSKGDSFYLVGGTDQPPPSWMDSTGLHSPAVQLAGWAIQEEEDKKKKTAGDYKRRSSEPDLIRRRISPFALHNLRSVGDLTVRQQHRPQEPIFVVVSHPAGTTSSVIDGHCRNGPIDSGTTTTTTASRVSTARSAANLGHILWPSKRSSKGSGNQLFESRRQHSLVFDSRINNGGHQPVGHHNSSSCPLISP from the exons ATGGCTTCGTCATTATGGTCGATGGTCGTGATGAACCGCAGTCTGACCGCCCGCCACCTTCAAGACAATAACGTCAACCATCACAACCGGAGCGATCCTGAGACTCCCGTTTCGGCTGTCGACTGGGACGAGTGGGACGACTCGCTGTGGACGGCCGAGCAGCGCCAATGGCTGGAGCAGGGCTCGGTCCCGCGGGAGGTCTACGTGACCATGAGCATCGTCTTAACTCTGGTCGTCGTCTTCGGATTGATCGCCAACGCCATGATCCTCTACGTTTTCTCCAG ATTCAAGAGGCTGAGGACGCCGGCCAATGTGTTCATCATCAACTTGACGGCCTGTGACTTCATCTCGTGTCTCATCCACCCGATGGCCATTTATTCCGCCTACAGGGGCCGCTGGTCCTTTGGCAAAACCG GATGCAATTTGTACGCGACTTGCATCGGATTCCTGGGCCTGAACAGCATCGTGACTTTGTCGGCCATCGCCTGTGAGCGCTACATCGTCATCACGTCCAGCAGCTGCCGGCCGGCCGTCGCCAAGTGGCGGATCACCCGCTGCCAAGCACAAAAG GCTTGCGTGGCCATTTGGCTCCACTGCGCCGCTCTGGTGGCTCCGCCCTGGATGCTGGGATGGTCATCCTACGAGCCGGAAGGAGTTCTAGTCACCTGCTCCTGGGATTACACGACCAGGACCCTGTCCAATCGGCTCTACTATTTGTACCTCCTCTTCTTCGGATTCGTCCTGCCCGTCTCCGTCTTGACCTATTGCTACGCGGCCATTTTCCGGTTCATCGTCCGCTCTTCCAGGGAGATGACCCGGCTGGTCATGGCAAGTCACGTCAAATCGCCGTTCagcacgacgacgacatcgTTCCGCAAACGGCGGAGGCAGACGGACGTCCGGACGGCGATGATCCTTTTGTCACTGGCCATCCTCTGCTTCACGGCCTGGACACCTTACGCCATCGTCAGTCTCATTGGCCAGTTCGGTCCggtcgacgaagaagaaggccGTTTCGAGCTCTCGCCCTTGGCCACTTCGATCCCGGCCTTCCTGGCCAAAACGGCCATCGTCTTCGATCCGCTGCTCTACGGTTTCTCGCATCCGCAATTCCGCTCGTCCATCCGGCAGATCCTGCAGCAGAACAGCTTCATGGAGAGCAGCAACAACGGGCCGGCCCACCGAGGAGCGGGGACCAACAACAAGGCGGTCGGCGgaacgacgatgatgatggtgaCGGGCGGACTGCGGCACACGGCGGTCCGGCATCCGCAGTACCGGAGCCAGTCGCTGCACACGAGCTCGGCTGCCGTCTCGTGGGCCAGAAACAAATTAGTGAATGACCAATCCATCAGCGATCATCATCCCATTTCTTCCTCGAATCATTCCGGAACCAGTTTTTCGCTGCCGGAAACAACGGCAGCCAACCGTGGCATTTGGACCCGCCCTAAACGAG ccATGAGTTTGGCGACGATCATGTGGGGCAACAAGAACGTCCAGCagcagaacaagaaaaagtccGGCAGTTCAGAGGccatcaacaacatcaaccGAGGGGCCAGCAGCTGTCAAGAAGAAGTTTACAGGTGCTTCTGGTCGACGGCCCGGCTGTCGTCCGTGATCCGCTCCAAGGGTGACTCGTTTTATCTGGTCGGCGGGACGGATCAACCTCCGCCCAGCTGGATGGACAGCACGGGACTCCACTCGCCGGCCGTCCAATTGGCCGGCTGGGCCAtccaggaggaggaggacaagaagaagaagacggccgGTGACTACAAGAGGAGGTCGTCGGAGCCGGATTTGATCCGCCGTCGGATTAGTCCTTTCGCTCTGCACAACTTGCGATCCGTCGGGGATTTAACGGTCCGCCAACAGCATCGTCCTCAGGAGCCGATTTTCGTTGTCGTTTCCCATCCGGCCGGAACGACTTCGTCGGTTATCGACGGCCATTGTCGCAACGGGCCGATCGATagtggaacaacaacaaccacaacagcgTCTCGTGTGTCGACGGCCCGGTCGGCCGCCAATCTTGGCCACATTTTGTGGCCGAGCAAACGATCCAGCAAAGGTAGTGGCAATCAATTATTCGAGTCACGCCGACAACATTCGCTCGTTTTCGACAGCCGGATCAATAATGGCGGCCATCAACCGGTCGGGCATCACAACTCTTCGTCTTGCCCGCTCATTTcaccgtga